Proteins from a genomic interval of Streptomyces sp. NBC_01445:
- a CDS encoding ATP-binding protein, with amino-acid sequence MKITPSARVLRMLGEIEFDEWQCIAELIDNAFDDFTEIHRSGTPWAGGYRVSVELPDSAQGQLVITDTGRGMTYDRLERAVRAGWSGNDMHDKLGLFGMGFNVSTARLGKRTRVLTTRQGDTEWIGVEIDLDRIGDDFEAEDITEPKADPNEHGTRIVISRLHPTRARWLQKNGPALRNILGQVYSWMFLNRPFELWVGGFQVKPVRHCRWGDGRSVLYNNKERIPAYIEIDQKLENGLACGDCGQWQLTDRDACEDCGSDRLTVRERRVHGWLGIQRYMHKHDYGIDFLRNGRKILRWDKQLFTWRNPDGAVGNEEPEYPVDLAHQGGRIIGEIHLDHVPVTYQKDAFEYGDRSWRSAVEIVRGVAPLLPQRAANLEYEENTSPLALLFKGYRRNDAGLRYLVPGDGRKPIHDDTRRWGHEFHRGNPDYQTDERWWQAVEDHEATKSRGKNAKAATVTPGKPDEAAVMEALGFDGAEIGSPSSPATGRDEAKPSAQAQPSKDGESAPATPAPEQRRETRQERVTRYTENSTTYPALSRSFGHPRVGFVEVEARRLTAGGLTDENLHPTPVLLDQRGGNALVAFLDLDHPIFQRFGADPADLLLAEIAVLLRVQTSSEWSHSELIAAIRAESLPASALDAEMISAEAKELLAEVRRRMASELDRAGEPGKAFQFLSPDELTATEHTMIANGKVTRTTDLGASGEFLLHVPALFLVRLVESLPSLFMDNRVFQGVYEGVASASARRLSLARTVGYLSDVATQATYAGASLPDQLLRTRLSIRLLADDLAEEK; translated from the coding sequence ATGAAGATCACTCCTTCCGCGCGTGTGCTGCGCATGCTCGGTGAGATCGAGTTCGACGAGTGGCAGTGCATCGCCGAGCTGATCGACAACGCCTTCGACGACTTCACGGAGATCCATCGGTCCGGGACCCCCTGGGCGGGCGGGTATCGCGTCAGCGTCGAGCTCCCCGACTCCGCGCAGGGCCAGCTCGTGATCACCGACACCGGTCGCGGCATGACGTACGACCGGCTGGAGCGGGCTGTACGGGCCGGCTGGTCGGGCAACGACATGCACGACAAGCTCGGCCTCTTCGGTATGGGGTTCAACGTCTCGACGGCGCGGCTCGGCAAACGCACGCGCGTCCTGACCACGCGCCAGGGCGACACCGAGTGGATCGGTGTGGAGATCGACCTCGACCGCATCGGAGACGACTTCGAGGCAGAGGACATCACGGAGCCGAAGGCCGATCCCAACGAGCACGGCACGCGTATCGTCATCAGCCGCCTGCATCCGACGCGCGCTCGGTGGCTGCAGAAGAACGGCCCGGCCCTGCGCAACATCCTGGGACAGGTCTACTCCTGGATGTTCCTGAACCGTCCGTTCGAGCTGTGGGTTGGCGGCTTCCAGGTGAAGCCTGTCCGGCACTGCCGTTGGGGAGACGGCCGCTCGGTTCTCTACAACAACAAGGAGCGCATCCCCGCCTACATCGAGATCGACCAGAAGCTGGAGAACGGTCTCGCCTGTGGTGACTGTGGACAGTGGCAGCTCACTGATCGCGACGCCTGCGAGGACTGTGGGAGCGATCGGCTCACCGTTCGTGAGCGCCGGGTGCACGGGTGGCTCGGCATCCAGCGTTACATGCATAAGCACGATTACGGAATCGACTTCCTGCGCAACGGCCGCAAGATCCTCCGCTGGGACAAGCAGCTGTTCACCTGGCGCAACCCTGACGGAGCGGTGGGAAACGAGGAGCCGGAGTATCCGGTGGACCTCGCCCACCAGGGCGGCCGCATCATCGGGGAGATCCACCTCGACCACGTCCCGGTCACGTACCAGAAGGACGCCTTCGAGTACGGCGACCGCAGCTGGCGCTCGGCGGTCGAGATCGTGAGGGGGGTCGCGCCGTTGCTGCCCCAGCGCGCGGCGAACCTTGAGTACGAGGAGAACACCAGCCCGCTCGCGCTCCTCTTCAAGGGATACCGTCGTAACGACGCCGGTCTGCGGTACTTGGTCCCGGGAGACGGTCGTAAGCCGATCCACGACGACACCCGTCGGTGGGGACATGAGTTCCACCGGGGCAACCCCGATTACCAGACCGATGAGCGCTGGTGGCAGGCGGTCGAGGACCACGAGGCGACCAAGAGCAGGGGCAAGAACGCGAAGGCGGCCACCGTCACCCCGGGAAAGCCCGACGAGGCGGCCGTGATGGAGGCGCTCGGTTTCGATGGCGCGGAAATCGGCAGTCCGAGTTCTCCCGCGACCGGTCGGGACGAGGCGAAACCCAGTGCCCAGGCGCAGCCCTCGAAGGACGGCGAGTCCGCTCCCGCCACGCCGGCCCCGGAGCAGCGTAGGGAGACGCGGCAGGAACGCGTCACGCGCTACACGGAGAACTCGACCACCTACCCGGCCCTGAGCCGCTCCTTCGGTCACCCGCGCGTCGGCTTCGTCGAGGTCGAGGCGCGTCGGCTCACGGCGGGAGGCCTGACCGACGAGAACCTCCACCCCACTCCCGTCCTGCTGGACCAGCGCGGCGGCAACGCCCTCGTGGCGTTCCTCGACCTCGATCATCCGATCTTCCAGAGGTTCGGAGCGGACCCGGCGGATCTGCTGCTCGCGGAGATCGCCGTGCTGCTGAGGGTGCAGACGAGTTCGGAGTGGAGCCACTCGGAGCTCATCGCGGCGATCCGGGCGGAGTCGCTGCCCGCCAGCGCTCTGGACGCCGAGATGATCAGTGCCGAGGCCAAGGAACTGCTGGCTGAGGTCCGTCGCCGCATGGCGTCCGAGCTGGACCGCGCCGGTGAACCGGGGAAGGCGTTTCAGTTTCTCTCACCCGATGAACTCACCGCTACCGAGCACACCATGATCGCCAACGGCAAGGTCACCCGCACGACCGACCTCGGTGCGAGCGGTGAGTTCCTGCTGCACGTGCCCGCCCTTTTCCTGGTTCGTCTCGTCGAGTCGCTGCCGTCTCTGTTCATGGACAACCGCGTCTTCCAGGGTGTCTACGAGGGTGTCGCCTCCGCGTCCGCGCGGCGGCTCAGTCTCGCGCGTACGGTCGGCTACCTCTCGGATGTCGCGACGCAGGCGACCTACGCCGGGGCCAGCCTTCCGGACCAGTTGCTGCGGACGAGGCTGAGCATTCGCCTGCTGGCCGACGACCTCGCGGAGGAGAAGTGA
- a CDS encoding DEAD/DEAH box helicase family protein: MSAVFLSGNELLRGGPAGLTHAVERALWYLGFNDVRVIDGAGDQGADLLAVRGREQWVFQCKWKAGGKVDRSGVDDLERARTRYRADKAILVTNTDINAAAEARRVALNGVGVPITVWHGATLRSIGDRMPETVPAKYALRPYQAEAADAVVRDLDANRTALLVLATGLGKTVVGGEIISRHLKSNPDARILVVAHMKDLVAQLEKAMWRHIPKHVPTRLLTGESRPESLDGVVVGTVESVLSAVRVGYRPDLIMIDETHHVAETGRFAELLDLCGDAEQFGVTATPWRGDKFDITSRFGYPSFKMGIAEGMAAGFLSAVDYRLYVDNVDWNAVRDASVHGQSIKDLNKSLFLPQRDEEIIEHFREAWRTTTEPRAIVFCQTIEHAEHMARLFASSDAAWANASFLHSALPRQRRQILLNEFRLGRVPVITCVDVFNEGVDVPDVNLIAFLRVTHSRRIFVQQLGRGLRLSPGKEALRVLDFVTDIRRVAATLELRRSLEAQESEHLRVRMPHASRIQFSDETVGSLMDHWIQDAADLETKADEVRLQFPLTTGIE; this comes from the coding sequence GTGAGCGCCGTCTTCCTCTCGGGGAACGAATTGCTGAGGGGAGGACCCGCAGGTCTCACGCATGCCGTCGAACGGGCCCTTTGGTACCTCGGCTTCAACGACGTGCGCGTTATCGACGGCGCCGGCGACCAGGGCGCGGATCTCTTGGCGGTACGCGGTCGAGAGCAGTGGGTCTTCCAGTGCAAGTGGAAGGCCGGAGGGAAGGTTGACCGTAGCGGTGTCGACGACCTTGAGCGCGCGCGTACGCGCTACCGCGCGGACAAGGCCATCCTGGTCACCAACACCGACATCAACGCGGCGGCTGAGGCCCGCCGCGTGGCGCTCAACGGAGTCGGCGTGCCGATCACCGTCTGGCACGGTGCCACCCTGCGGTCGATCGGGGACCGCATGCCCGAGACCGTTCCCGCGAAGTACGCTCTGCGCCCGTACCAGGCAGAGGCGGCGGACGCCGTGGTCCGGGACCTCGACGCGAACCGCACCGCGCTGCTCGTCCTCGCGACGGGGCTCGGCAAGACCGTGGTGGGCGGAGAGATCATCAGCCGTCACCTCAAGTCCAATCCGGACGCCAGGATTCTCGTCGTCGCGCACATGAAGGACCTCGTCGCCCAGCTCGAGAAGGCGATGTGGCGGCACATCCCCAAGCACGTTCCCACGCGCCTGCTCACGGGAGAAAGCCGACCCGAAAGCCTCGACGGAGTCGTGGTCGGAACGGTCGAATCCGTTCTCAGTGCCGTACGTGTGGGCTACCGACCTGACCTCATCATGATCGACGAGACGCATCACGTGGCCGAGACCGGCAGGTTTGCGGAATTGCTCGACCTGTGTGGGGATGCTGAGCAGTTCGGCGTGACGGCGACACCCTGGCGCGGTGACAAGTTCGACATCACCTCTCGCTTCGGATACCCGAGCTTCAAGATGGGCATCGCGGAGGGCATGGCCGCTGGCTTCCTCTCCGCCGTCGACTACCGGCTGTACGTCGACAACGTCGACTGGAACGCCGTCCGGGACGCCAGCGTGCACGGGCAGTCGATCAAGGACCTCAACAAGTCCCTGTTCCTGCCGCAGCGCGACGAGGAGATCATCGAGCACTTCCGCGAAGCGTGGCGGACCACGACGGAACCGAGGGCCATCGTCTTCTGTCAGACCATCGAGCACGCCGAGCACATGGCCCGGTTGTTCGCCTCGTCCGACGCGGCGTGGGCCAACGCGTCGTTCCTGCACAGCGCACTCCCGCGGCAGCGACGCCAGATCCTGCTGAACGAGTTCCGGCTCGGCCGGGTGCCGGTGATCACGTGTGTCGACGTTTTCAACGAGGGCGTCGATGTCCCGGACGTGAACCTCATCGCGTTCCTGCGGGTCACACACAGTCGGCGGATCTTCGTCCAGCAACTCGGCCGCGGACTCCGACTCAGCCCCGGCAAGGAGGCCCTGAGGGTCCTCGACTTCGTGACCGACATTCGCAGGGTGGCGGCGACCTTGGAACTCCGGCGATCGCTGGAGGCCCAGGAGAGCGAGCACCTGCGCGTCCGAATGCCGCACGCCTCCCGTATCCAATTCAGCGATGAGACCGTCGGATCGCTGATGGACCACTGGATCCAGGACGCGGCGGACCTGGAGACCAAGGCGGACGAGGTTCGCCTTCAGTTCCCTCTGACGACTGGAATCGAATGA
- a CDS encoding sigma factor-like helix-turn-helix DNA-binding protein: MTGDDDWLQAAFGALPARSRRMIEDRADGKTHGSIGQEHEVSRERVRQLLLKAQEHLCAFADAFVGDWRDRLTTLTERSAVSQSEVAAVLGVRDQVGVGPLVEAVGAEQPLTWAGRLRGWWTRSPGALEVLLRRGVDEAPLRGEDVAVTFAAAGVPDEVPLLDLLGHPDSPLVPGFGGTWLRRRARGRDAAYLFLLANGEPCRAEELLAPTGIRRKPAVAEALRRDERFVQLRLEGKWALAEWSHLNVTPYPNATEAFVAVLTELGPLPKDALFVKVGERYPVTVWRLHQCLLDDRVGITEDGLIELVARGATPIEESEPARPARMAVDPAGNVFGVRLTVDKDILRGSGVVVSSWLTWQLGMRQAPMVRTFSIAGHPTPIVLKRATSAAQISSLRVLVKENGMVGGCEFVLFLRTDDSTARIEHACARHTCPAMSEPSGIEGGA; encoded by the coding sequence ATGACGGGGGATGACGACTGGCTTCAGGCCGCTTTCGGTGCGCTTCCTGCCCGGTCACGTCGAATGATCGAGGATCGTGCCGACGGGAAGACCCACGGAAGTATCGGGCAGGAGCATGAGGTGAGCCGCGAACGGGTCCGCCAGCTGCTCCTGAAGGCGCAGGAGCATCTCTGCGCCTTCGCCGACGCCTTCGTGGGTGACTGGCGTGATCGGCTCACCACCCTCACCGAGCGCTCGGCCGTGTCCCAGTCCGAGGTGGCGGCGGTGTTGGGCGTACGTGACCAGGTGGGCGTGGGGCCTCTTGTCGAAGCTGTCGGGGCTGAGCAGCCATTGACGTGGGCTGGTCGTCTGCGCGGCTGGTGGACCCGCAGCCCCGGCGCCCTGGAAGTGCTGCTTCGGCGAGGAGTGGATGAGGCGCCGCTGCGTGGGGAGGACGTAGCGGTGACCTTCGCGGCTGCCGGAGTACCGGACGAGGTCCCCTTGCTGGATCTGCTCGGACATCCCGATAGCCCTCTCGTGCCTGGCTTCGGGGGAACTTGGCTGCGCCGTCGCGCCCGCGGAAGGGACGCGGCCTACCTCTTCCTCCTGGCGAATGGCGAACCCTGCCGCGCGGAGGAGTTGCTGGCGCCGACAGGGATCAGGCGGAAGCCCGCCGTCGCTGAGGCGCTCAGGCGGGACGAGAGGTTCGTGCAGCTCCGCCTGGAGGGTAAGTGGGCGCTGGCCGAATGGTCTCACCTGAACGTCACTCCGTACCCGAACGCCACGGAGGCCTTCGTCGCTGTGCTGACCGAACTGGGGCCGCTGCCCAAGGACGCACTCTTCGTGAAGGTCGGCGAGCGCTACCCGGTGACCGTGTGGCGCCTGCACCAATGCCTGCTGGACGACAGGGTGGGCATCACGGAGGATGGCTTGATCGAGCTGGTCGCGCGAGGTGCTACCCCGATCGAGGAAAGCGAGCCGGCACGGCCGGCGAGGATGGCCGTCGATCCTGCGGGAAACGTCTTTGGCGTCCGGCTCACGGTGGACAAAGACATCCTTCGGGGCAGCGGCGTCGTCGTCAGCAGCTGGCTCACATGGCAGCTCGGAATGCGACAGGCCCCTATGGTCAGGACCTTCTCCATCGCCGGTCACCCCACACCGATCGTCCTCAAGCGGGCGACGAGCGCGGCCCAGATCTCCAGCCTGCGGGTGTTGGTGAAGGAGAACGGAATGGTGGGCGGCTGCGAATTCGTCCTCTTCCTCCGCACGGACGACTCGACGGCGCGCATAGAGCACGCTTGTGCCCGGCACACCTGCCCTGCGATGAGCGAGCCTTCCGGGATCGAGGGTGGAGCTTGA